Within the Paracoccus everestensis genome, the region CCTGCCGGAAGGCTGCTGCGGCGTTCTGCCAGCGGGGCACGAACCCGTCGGCCTGCGGAATATGCGCGCCATTGGCGTAGGCGTCGTCCCAGTCGGTAACGTGATAGATCATCCTGCCCTCTCTTTCCGGCAGAAAAGGCTGCTGATAGCCTGTGGTCAAGATGGAGACTGCCATGACCGATTTCGCCGCCACCCGCCGCGCCTTTCACCTGCCCTCCGGGATCACCTACTTGGACGGCAACTCGCTGGGGCCTATGTCCCTTGCGGCCAAGGAAAGGGTGGGGCGGATGATGGCGGACGAGTGGTCGGAAATGCTGATCGCCGGCTGGAACAAGGCGGGCTGGTATGTCCAGCCGCGCAAGGTTGGCGACCGTATCGCCCGGCTGATCGGCGCGGGGCCGGGCGAGGTCGTGATGGGCGACACGCTGTCGATCAAGGTGTTCCAAGCCGTCAGCGCGGCCTTGGCCCTGCGCCCCGACCGGCGGGTGATCCTGTCCGACAGCGGCAACTTTCCGTCGGACCTGTATGTGGCGCAGGGGCTGGCCCGCGCGGTGGGCGCCGAATTGCGCGTCGTCTCCCCCGATGATGTGGACGCTGCGATCACCGATGACCTGGCCGTCCTGATGCTGACCGAGGTCGACTACCGCACCGGGCGGCGTCACGACATGGCCGCGCTGACTGCCCGCGCCCATGCGGCAGGCGCCCTGACGGTCTGGGATCTGGCGCATTCGGCAGGCGCGGTGGATGTGGATCTGGCCGGGGCGGATGCGGATTTCGCGGTGGGCTGCACCTATAAATACCTGAACGGCGGCCCTGGCGCGCCCGCTTTCATCTGGACCCATCCGCGCCATGCGGACGCCGCCCAGCCGATCCTGCAAGGCTGGATGGGCCACCACGCACCCTTCGCCTTTGACGCGGATTATCGCCCTGCGGCGGGGATCGAGCGGATGCGCGTCGGCACGCCCCCTGTGATCGCGCTGAGCGCCCTGGATGCGGCCCTGGACATTTGGGACGGCGTGGCCCTGTCGGACCTGCGCGCCCGGTCCATCAAACTGACCCAGGCCTTCATCGCGGGGGTCGAGGCCGCCTGCCCGGACGTGGCCCTGAATTCTCCCCGCGACCCGGCCCTGCGCGGGTCTCAGATCGGGTTCCGCCATCCCCATGCCTATGCGGTGATGCAAGCCTTGATCGCGGCGGGGGTGGTGGGCGATTTCCGCGCACCCGACGTGCTGCGCTTTGGTTTTGCACCGCTTTACAACGATCTGGACGATGTGGACCGGGCGGTCGGGACGCTGGCCCGGATTTTGCGGGACGGGACGTGGAATGATGAAAGGTTTCAGCAGAAGGCCGCCGTAACGTAAGGGCAGGGGGCTTTCCTTGTCCCGGATTGTGACGCAGATATGCGTCATTTCGACGGGACATCATCATGCGCATTCGGGGGCTGGCCTGGTTGTTCGTTGCGGGATTGCCGGGATTCCCGGCACTTGCGCAGGATGGCCTGCTGCGTGTCGAACTGGTCGCGGCCCAGGAACAACCGGTCGAGATCGACCTGCAACTGTCCGGCAGCATCGCCGCGACCGACAGCGTGCAGATGAGCTTTCGCCAGGCCGGGCGCGTAACAGGCGTGTCGGTGGACAAGGGCGACCACGTGACCCGCGGCCAGGAACTGGCGCGGCTGGATTCGGTCCAGCAAGACCAGGCCCTGCGCGTGGCCGAGGCCGGGATGAACGCCGCCCGCGCGGGCCTGTCTCAGGCCCGCCAGGCCAGTGAGCGCGCCGATGCGTTGCTGGCGCGGGGCGTCGGCACCAGGGCCGCGCGTGACGATGCCTTGCGTGCCCTGTCCGAATCGCAGGGGGCTGTCGAACGCGCCGAAAGCACGCTGGAACAGGCCCGCCGCGCGGTGAGCGACACGGTCCTGCGCGCGCCCCAGGATGCGGTCGTCACAGCCCGCGACATGGCGCCGGGCCAGATCGTCGGCGCCGCCCAGGCCGTGCTGACCCTGGCCACGCTGGAGGGGCTGGAGGCCGTGTTCAATGCCCCCGACCATCCCCGGCTGGACAGCGCCATGAACAGCCCTGTCCGGCTGGACACCATCGACATCGACCGGCCCCAGATGCAGGGCAGGGTGACCGAGATCTCTCCCTTGGTGGACCCGGCCACGGGCGCGGTGACGATGCGCGTCAAGATCAACGATGCAACGGCCGATACCGCCCTGCTGGGCGCGGCGGTGCGCGGGCGGGTGGATATCGCGGTCGATCGCGGCATCGCGGTGCCTTGGACGGCGCTGATGCGCGACGGCGACCATCCCGCCGTGTGGCGCGTGGGTGCCGACAACCGCGTCAGCCTTGTGCCCGTGACGATCGGGCAATTCACCAATGGCGTGGTTTACCTGTCCGGCGGAATCGCGGCGGGGGACGTGGTGGTGGGCGCAGGCTCGCAACTGCTTTATTCCGGAAGGCAGGTCCGGCAGGCCGAGGTCTTGCCGTGACGCGCCTGATCGCCGTGCTGGCCGCCCTGGCGATGGCCGCGCCCGTTCACGCGTTGAGCCTGCCAGGATGGATGGACTTCGGGTCCCCTGTCGAGGTTGCGGTTCCCATACGCCCCGTCGTGTCCGAGATCGTGGAGGACCGGGGCCACGACGCCCGCTGGATCCCCGGCGTCGTGGGTTCGCGCACGCAGGTGACGATGGCGTTCCAGACGCTTGGCCGGATGGTGTCGCGCCCCGTCGATCTGGGCGACCGGGTGGAACGGGGCGATGTCTTGGCGAATCTCGCGGCCGAGGATCTGGCCGCCACCACCCGCGCCGCCGAAGCCGCCCTGGCCGCGGCCGAGGTTCAGCGCGACACCGCTCGCCTGACCCTGGAACGGACCGAAGCCCTGGCGGCCCGCAACGTTGCCAGTGCCGCGCAACTGGAACAAGCCCAACGCGCCGCCGCCGCGGCCGAGGCTGGTGCCCAACAGGCCCGGTCCGCCCTTGTGCAGGCCCGCGATTCCCAGGGCTACGCCCGCATGACCGCGCCCTTTTCCGGGGTGGTCAGCGCAATCTACGAAGCCCCCGGCAGCGTGCTGGGTGCGGGGACGCCCGTCCTGCAGCTGTCTGCCGAAGATCAGCGCGAAGCGGTGATCGACCTGCCCGAGTCGGCGCTTGCCGGCCTGCCCCCTGATGCGGTCTTCACGCTGTGGCAGCGCACCGACCCGGATCGGCAGGTGCGGGCCGTGCTGGACCGGATCGACCCGATTGCCGATATGGCGACCCGCACACGCAGGCTTTACCTGACCTTGCCAACGGACGCGCCGTTTCGCCTGGGTTCCCTGGTCCGCGCCCGTCTGGGCACTGCCAGCGAACCCGCCCTGATGCTGTCCGGGACGGCGATCTTTCAGCGCGACGGCGTGCCTCATGTCTGGCGCGTGCTGCGCAAGGGCCAGGACGCGCAGGTCCAGGCGGTTCCTGTCGCCCCCAGCGGTGCCTTTCAGGGCCGCGTCCTGATCGGCAAGGGATTGGCCCCTGGGGACGAGGTCGTGATCCGGGGCGTCCATTCCCTGGCCGACGATCAGCCCGTGGGCGAAAGGGTCCAGCCTTGACGCGATTCAACCTGTCCGACTGGGCCCTGAACCACCGCAGCTTCGTGTGGTTCCTGTTGATCGTCTCGCTGCTGGCAGGGACCATCAGCTATAACAATCTGGGCCGAGAGGAAGATCCGAACTTCACCATCAAGATCATGGTGATCAGCGCAGCCCTGCCCGGCGCCACCGTGGACGAGACCTTGACCCAGGTCACGACCCGGATCGAGACAAAGCTGGAAGAACTGGACGAGCGGTATTTCACCCGGTCCGTCACCATGCCGGGTCAGGCGGTGGTCTATCTGGAACTGCTGCCAACCACGCGCGGACCCCAGGTGCCTGAAATCTGGAAGCGCGTGCGCCAGATGATGTCCGACATCCGGCCGGATTTTCCGCAGGAATTCGCGGGCTTCCAGTTCAACGACGATTTCGGGGATGTTTACGGCAATATCTATGCCTTCACCGCCGACGGATACAGCCCGCGCGAATTGCGCGACCGGGTTGAACGCATCCGCAAGCAGGTGGCGGCGCTTGACGCTGCAGGCAAGACCGAATTGCTGGGCGAGCAGGCCGAGCAGATTTATCTGGAGTTCTCGGCCGCACGGCTCGCAGCGCTTGGGCTGAACCAGCAGCAGGTCGTGGCGACCCTGGCACAGCAGAACGCCATTGCCCCGTCCGGCGTGGTCCAGGCCGGGCCGGAACAGGTGCTGGTCCGCGTGGGCGGACAATTCGACGACGCCGAGGCCATTGCCGCCGTCAACCTGCGGGTGGGTGAACGCTTCTTCAACCTGGGCGATGTGGCAACCGTGACGCGCGGCTATCAGGATCCGCCGCAATCGCTGTTCCGCTATAACGGCAAGCCCGCCATCGGCTTGCAGGTGGGGATGCGCGAAGGTGAAAACATCCTGGAATTCGGGCGTGACCTGGATGCGCTGATGACCCGCGTTGCAGCCGACCTGCCGGTCGGGATCGAGATGGCAAAGTTTGCCGATCAGCCCCATGTCGTGGACAAGGCCGTTGGCCATTTCGTCACCGCCCTGGCCGAGGCCGTGCTGATCGTGCTGGTCGTCAGCTTCATCAGCCTGGGCTTTCGCGCGGGCTTTGTCGTGACCCTGACCATTCCCCTGGTGCTGGCGATCACCTTTGTGATCCTGGATCTGTATGGGATCACCTTGCAACGCATCTCTCTGGGTGCGCTGATCATTGCGCTTGGGCTTCTGGTCGATGACGCGATGATCGCCATCGAGACAATGATCTCGCGCCTGGAGATAGGCGAGTCGCTGGAATCGGCTGCCAGTTACGCCTGGACCTCGATTGCCTTTCCGATGCTGACTGGCACGCTGGTCACGGTGGCGGGTTTCATTCCCATCGGGCTGAACAACTCGGCTGCGGGGGAGTTCACATTCTCGCTGTTCGTGGTGATCGCCGTGTCGCTGGTGGTGTCCTGGATCGTGGCGGTGCTGTTCGCGCCGCTGCTGGGCGTGACCTTCCTGCGCACCTATGCGGCCCATCACGAACCGAAACCCGGCTGGCTGCGCCGCCGGTTCCATGGCCTGCTGCTGTGGTCGATGCGATTCAAGTGGGTCGTGATTGCGGTCACGCTGGCGCTGTTCGCGGTTTCGGTCTGGGGGATGCGGTTCGTCGAACAGCAGTTCTTCCCCACATCCGACCGGACCGAGGTTCTGGTCGATATCGTCGAACGCCAGAACACCTCGATCGCCAGGACGCGTGCCGACATGGACCGGCTGGAAGCGGTTCTGGCGGACAATGACGACGTGCTGTTCTGGACATCCTATGTGGGCAGCGGGGCGCCGCGCTTCGTGCTGGCAATGGATGTCCCCACGCCCGGTCCCTATATGGGCCAGATCGTGATCCAGACCCCTGACT harbors:
- a CDS encoding efflux RND transporter periplasmic adaptor subunit, giving the protein MTRLIAVLAALAMAAPVHALSLPGWMDFGSPVEVAVPIRPVVSEIVEDRGHDARWIPGVVGSRTQVTMAFQTLGRMVSRPVDLGDRVERGDVLANLAAEDLAATTRAAEAALAAAEVQRDTARLTLERTEALAARNVASAAQLEQAQRAAAAAEAGAQQARSALVQARDSQGYARMTAPFSGVVSAIYEAPGSVLGAGTPVLQLSAEDQREAVIDLPESALAGLPPDAVFTLWQRTDPDRQVRAVLDRIDPIADMATRTRRLYLTLPTDAPFRLGSLVRARLGTASEPALMLSGTAIFQRDGVPHVWRVLRKGQDAQVQAVPVAPSGAFQGRVLIGKGLAPGDEVVIRGVHSLADDQPVGERVQP
- the kynU gene encoding kynureninase — encoded protein: MTDFAATRRAFHLPSGITYLDGNSLGPMSLAAKERVGRMMADEWSEMLIAGWNKAGWYVQPRKVGDRIARLIGAGPGEVVMGDTLSIKVFQAVSAALALRPDRRVILSDSGNFPSDLYVAQGLARAVGAELRVVSPDDVDAAITDDLAVLMLTEVDYRTGRRHDMAALTARAHAAGALTVWDLAHSAGAVDVDLAGADADFAVGCTYKYLNGGPGAPAFIWTHPRHADAAQPILQGWMGHHAPFAFDADYRPAAGIERMRVGTPPVIALSALDAALDIWDGVALSDLRARSIKLTQAFIAGVEAACPDVALNSPRDPALRGSQIGFRHPHAYAVMQALIAAGVVGDFRAPDVLRFGFAPLYNDLDDVDRAVGTLARILRDGTWNDERFQQKAAVT
- a CDS encoding efflux RND transporter permease subunit; translation: MTRFNLSDWALNHRSFVWFLLIVSLLAGTISYNNLGREEDPNFTIKIMVISAALPGATVDETLTQVTTRIETKLEELDERYFTRSVTMPGQAVVYLELLPTTRGPQVPEIWKRVRQMMSDIRPDFPQEFAGFQFNDDFGDVYGNIYAFTADGYSPRELRDRVERIRKQVAALDAAGKTELLGEQAEQIYLEFSAARLAALGLNQQQVVATLAQQNAIAPSGVVQAGPEQVLVRVGGQFDDAEAIAAVNLRVGERFFNLGDVATVTRGYQDPPQSLFRYNGKPAIGLQVGMREGENILEFGRDLDALMTRVAADLPVGIEMAKFADQPHVVDKAVGHFVTALAEAVLIVLVVSFISLGFRAGFVVTLTIPLVLAITFVILDLYGITLQRISLGALIIALGLLVDDAMIAIETMISRLEIGESLESAASYAWTSIAFPMLTGTLVTVAGFIPIGLNNSAAGEFTFSLFVVIAVSLVVSWIVAVLFAPLLGVTFLRTYAAHHEPKPGWLRRRFHGLLLWSMRFKWVVIAVTLALFAVSVWGMRFVEQQFFPTSDRTEVLVDIVERQNTSIARTRADMDRLEAVLADNDDVLFWTSYVGSGAPRFVLAMDVPTPGPYMGQIVIQTPDLAARDRLKALLMDRAARDFAGVDIYVKNLEIGPPVGKPVQYRVSAPDADVARDAARNLAAVVAREPRLRDISMDWNEPARVVRVEIDQDQARRLGVTSQEVSDTLSALFSGKVVTQLRDDIFLIDVVGRGEAGDRSSIDSIRNLQLVLATGQSVPLSSIVSLEYATEQPLIAQRNGLPTVTVKAAVSTKDQPATLVNALAPSVAEFQASLPPDVTITVGGTVETSGDSQEPIAAVVPVMLLIMALLVMAQMQSFRLSLIVFAAAPLGLIGVVAVLVPFGVPMGFVAILGILALIGILIRNSVILVHEIQELLHKGRSPWQAVFEASDSRARPILLTAAAASLALIPISRQVFWGPMAFSMMGGIIAGTLITLVFVPALYCAVMRVRPDPA
- a CDS encoding efflux RND transporter periplasmic adaptor subunit; protein product: MRIRGLAWLFVAGLPGFPALAQDGLLRVELVAAQEQPVEIDLQLSGSIAATDSVQMSFRQAGRVTGVSVDKGDHVTRGQELARLDSVQQDQALRVAEAGMNAARAGLSQARQASERADALLARGVGTRAARDDALRALSESQGAVERAESTLEQARRAVSDTVLRAPQDAVVTARDMAPGQIVGAAQAVLTLATLEGLEAVFNAPDHPRLDSAMNSPVRLDTIDIDRPQMQGRVTEISPLVDPATGAVTMRVKINDATADTALLGAAVRGRVDIAVDRGIAVPWTALMRDGDHPAVWRVGADNRVSLVPVTIGQFTNGVVYLSGGIAAGDVVVGAGSQLLYSGRQVRQAEVLP